A DNA window from Vigna angularis cultivar LongXiaoDou No.4 chromosome 1, ASM1680809v1, whole genome shotgun sequence contains the following coding sequences:
- the LOC108322656 gene encoding uncharacterized protein LOC108322656 isoform X1, with product MNALSSLCIFRSDPLALNDILVIKPPKKSPLLLRMSVLIFSMVCGVFICSVCSKQISTHARTMLMELQNEKPSRNRLGLTDVPLLHYPNPVSFNRSECAGNPVRFFAILSNQRSGSGWFETLLNSHINVSSNGEIFSVRERRVNVSTIVQTLDKVYNLDWFSSASKNECSAAIGLKWMLNQGLMEHPKEVADYFNRRGVSVIFLFRRNLLRRMVSVLANSYDRYAKLLNGAHKSHVHSTEEADTLSKYKPIINSTSLLVDLKDMEMRMAKALEYFSINRHMILYYEDLIRNRTKLKDVQDFLGLPQMELRSRQIKIHRGTLSDHIKNWDDVNKTLHGTAYECFLQTDYSS from the exons atgaatgcTTTGAGCTCCCTCTGCATTTTTCGATCTGACCCATTAGCCTTAAAT GACATTCTGGTTATAAAGCCTCCGAAGAAATCGCCTTTGTTGTTAAGGATGTCGGTTCTGATCTTTTCGATGGTATGCGGTGTTTTTATCTGTTCCGTGTGTTCAAAGCAGATAAGCACTCATGCTAGGACTATGCTTATGGAGTTGCAAAATGAGAAGCCTTCGCGGAATAGATTGGGCCTAACAGATGTTCCTTTGTTGCATTACCCCAATCCCGTGTCTTTCAACAG GAGTGAGTGTGCTGGGAATCCTGTGCGGTTCTTTGCTATTTTGTCAAATCAGAGATCAGGCAGTGGGTGGTTTGAGACCCTTTTGAATAGCCATATTAATGTGAGCTCCAATGGGGAGATTTTTTCTGTTAGAGAAAGAAGAGTAAATGTTTCTACCATTGTGCAGACTTTGGATAAAGTTTACAACTTGGATTGGTTCAGTAGTGCTTCCAAGAATGAGTGCTCAGCTGCAATTGGATTGAAGTGGATGCTTAATCAG GGATTAATGGAGCACCCGAAGGAAGTAGCAGATTATTTCAACCGTAGAGGTGTTTCTGTCATATTTCTTTTTCGAAGAAACTTATTGCGTAGAATGGTATCAGTGCTTGCCAACTCCTATGACCGATATGCTAAACTTTTAAATGGAGCTCATAAATCTCATGTACATTCCACAGAAGag GCGGATACTCTTTCAAAGTACAAGCCTATCATTAATTCTACATCATTACTGGTTGATTTGAAGGATATGGAGATGAGAATGGCAAAGGCTTTAGAGTACTTCAGCATCAATAGGCATATGATCCTGTACTATGAAGATTTAATTAGAAATCGTACT AAGCTGAAAGACGTTCAAGATTTTTTAGGATTGCCACAGATGGAATTAAGAAGCCGTCAGATTAAGATACACAGAGGAACATTGTCAGATCACATTAAAAATTGGGATGATGTGAACAAGACACTACATGGAACTGCTTATGAGTGTTTCCTCCAAACTGATTATTCATCGTAA
- the LOC108322656 gene encoding uncharacterized protein LOC108322656 isoform X3, translating into MNALSSLCIFRSDPLALNDILVIKPPKKSPLLLRMSVLIFSMVCGVFICSVCSKQISTHARTMLMELQNEKPSRNRLGLTDVPLLHYPNPVSFNRSECAGNPVRFFAILSNQRSGSGWFETLLNSHINTLDKVYNLDWFSSASKNECSAAIGLKWMLNQGLMEHPKEVADYFNRRGVSVIFLFRRNLLRRMVSVLANSYDRYAKLLNGAHKSHVHSTEEADTLSKYKPIINSTSLLVDLKDMEMRMAKALEYFSINRHMILYYEDLIRNRTKLKDVQDFLGLPQMELRSRQIKIHRGTLSDHIKNWDDVNKTLHGTAYECFLQTDYSS; encoded by the exons atgaatgcTTTGAGCTCCCTCTGCATTTTTCGATCTGACCCATTAGCCTTAAAT GACATTCTGGTTATAAAGCCTCCGAAGAAATCGCCTTTGTTGTTAAGGATGTCGGTTCTGATCTTTTCGATGGTATGCGGTGTTTTTATCTGTTCCGTGTGTTCAAAGCAGATAAGCACTCATGCTAGGACTATGCTTATGGAGTTGCAAAATGAGAAGCCTTCGCGGAATAGATTGGGCCTAACAGATGTTCCTTTGTTGCATTACCCCAATCCCGTGTCTTTCAACAG GAGTGAGTGTGCTGGGAATCCTGTGCGGTTCTTTGCTATTTTGTCAAATCAGAGATCAGGCAGTGGGTGGTTTGAGACCCTTTTGAATAGCCATATTAAT ACTTTGGATAAAGTTTACAACTTGGATTGGTTCAGTAGTGCTTCCAAGAATGAGTGCTCAGCTGCAATTGGATTGAAGTGGATGCTTAATCAG GGATTAATGGAGCACCCGAAGGAAGTAGCAGATTATTTCAACCGTAGAGGTGTTTCTGTCATATTTCTTTTTCGAAGAAACTTATTGCGTAGAATGGTATCAGTGCTTGCCAACTCCTATGACCGATATGCTAAACTTTTAAATGGAGCTCATAAATCTCATGTACATTCCACAGAAGag GCGGATACTCTTTCAAAGTACAAGCCTATCATTAATTCTACATCATTACTGGTTGATTTGAAGGATATGGAGATGAGAATGGCAAAGGCTTTAGAGTACTTCAGCATCAATAGGCATATGATCCTGTACTATGAAGATTTAATTAGAAATCGTACT AAGCTGAAAGACGTTCAAGATTTTTTAGGATTGCCACAGATGGAATTAAGAAGCCGTCAGATTAAGATACACAGAGGAACATTGTCAGATCACATTAAAAATTGGGATGATGTGAACAAGACACTACATGGAACTGCTTATGAGTGTTTCCTCCAAACTGATTATTCATCGTAA
- the LOC108322656 gene encoding uncharacterized protein LOC108322656 isoform X2, whose protein sequence is MVLKDMCFFNKDILVIKPPKKSPLLLRMSVLIFSMVCGVFICSVCSKQISTHARTMLMELQNEKPSRNRLGLTDVPLLHYPNPVSFNRSECAGNPVRFFAILSNQRSGSGWFETLLNSHINVSSNGEIFSVRERRVNVSTIVQTLDKVYNLDWFSSASKNECSAAIGLKWMLNQGLMEHPKEVADYFNRRGVSVIFLFRRNLLRRMVSVLANSYDRYAKLLNGAHKSHVHSTEEADTLSKYKPIINSTSLLVDLKDMEMRMAKALEYFSINRHMILYYEDLIRNRTKLKDVQDFLGLPQMELRSRQIKIHRGTLSDHIKNWDDVNKTLHGTAYECFLQTDYSS, encoded by the exons ATGGTACTAAAAGACATGTGTTTCTTCAACAAG GACATTCTGGTTATAAAGCCTCCGAAGAAATCGCCTTTGTTGTTAAGGATGTCGGTTCTGATCTTTTCGATGGTATGCGGTGTTTTTATCTGTTCCGTGTGTTCAAAGCAGATAAGCACTCATGCTAGGACTATGCTTATGGAGTTGCAAAATGAGAAGCCTTCGCGGAATAGATTGGGCCTAACAGATGTTCCTTTGTTGCATTACCCCAATCCCGTGTCTTTCAACAG GAGTGAGTGTGCTGGGAATCCTGTGCGGTTCTTTGCTATTTTGTCAAATCAGAGATCAGGCAGTGGGTGGTTTGAGACCCTTTTGAATAGCCATATTAATGTGAGCTCCAATGGGGAGATTTTTTCTGTTAGAGAAAGAAGAGTAAATGTTTCTACCATTGTGCAGACTTTGGATAAAGTTTACAACTTGGATTGGTTCAGTAGTGCTTCCAAGAATGAGTGCTCAGCTGCAATTGGATTGAAGTGGATGCTTAATCAG GGATTAATGGAGCACCCGAAGGAAGTAGCAGATTATTTCAACCGTAGAGGTGTTTCTGTCATATTTCTTTTTCGAAGAAACTTATTGCGTAGAATGGTATCAGTGCTTGCCAACTCCTATGACCGATATGCTAAACTTTTAAATGGAGCTCATAAATCTCATGTACATTCCACAGAAGag GCGGATACTCTTTCAAAGTACAAGCCTATCATTAATTCTACATCATTACTGGTTGATTTGAAGGATATGGAGATGAGAATGGCAAAGGCTTTAGAGTACTTCAGCATCAATAGGCATATGATCCTGTACTATGAAGATTTAATTAGAAATCGTACT AAGCTGAAAGACGTTCAAGATTTTTTAGGATTGCCACAGATGGAATTAAGAAGCCGTCAGATTAAGATACACAGAGGAACATTGTCAGATCACATTAAAAATTGGGATGATGTGAACAAGACACTACATGGAACTGCTTATGAGTGTTTCCTCCAAACTGATTATTCATCGTAA